In one Dehalogenimonas formicexedens genomic region, the following are encoded:
- a CDS encoding reductive dehalogenase produces MNLFYSTMSRRQFMKGLGLAGVGTGVASLAPQFHDLDELASNSSSAQRSWWVKEREHYNPVNEIDWNLFKQYDKTKNPFYSRPQSVTDKVNARDLEIQKEAFSKKVPGDSLRDYGFSQGSSFIGPQAPWDGPTASLPAAAGGVAWQDSAENNTRMMRAAIHAYGGVLTGALEVNDKTLRIFPKDMFVFSNIDKAQQDKSTFQVPNKCKYILTFTVKQNYIQSTYGLRAADEYPGGYGTKMALGNQAIGHAYSGNAQVGYAAMRMVKSMGYQTIYNGSYLSTNVGLGVFSGIGEQGRPAYVCTPDYGLMIRYTNYFLTDMPLAPTPPIDAGILNFCKTCIRCGDGCPSQSISKEADTTWDAAGTWNRPGFKGWYINWQTCIDFGSPGACMNCLVMCPFNHPAEGVIHPIVRAVAATTPMFDRFFGQADRAFGYSRPRSESEMQDWWDRDLKNCEFDTTLGAGKSAW; encoded by the coding sequence ATGAATCTTTTCTATTCAACAATGAGCAGGCGTCAATTCATGAAGGGTTTGGGATTGGCGGGAGTAGGAACAGGTGTCGCTTCATTGGCGCCACAATTTCACGATTTGGACGAACTGGCGTCCAATTCATCCAGTGCTCAAAGAAGTTGGTGGGTTAAAGAGAGAGAGCACTATAACCCAGTAAACGAAATAGACTGGAACTTATTCAAGCAATACGATAAAACAAAGAACCCCTTTTACAGCCGCCCTCAATCAGTTACAGATAAAGTGAATGCTAGAGACCTGGAGATCCAAAAAGAGGCATTTTCCAAAAAAGTGCCCGGGGATTCACTACGTGATTACGGATTCAGCCAGGGTTCCAGTTTCATCGGCCCTCAGGCACCATGGGATGGCCCTACGGCATCTCTCCCCGCGGCAGCGGGTGGCGTTGCCTGGCAGGATTCCGCGGAAAACAATACCAGGATGATGCGTGCCGCTATCCATGCCTACGGAGGCGTGCTTACCGGGGCGTTGGAAGTCAATGACAAGACTTTGAGAATATTCCCAAAAGACATGTTTGTTTTCTCCAATATCGATAAAGCCCAGCAGGACAAATCGACCTTCCAGGTCCCTAATAAATGCAAATACATTCTCACTTTTACGGTTAAACAGAACTACATACAGAGTACCTACGGATTGCGCGCCGCGGATGAATATCCCGGAGGATACGGGACAAAGATGGCACTTGGTAACCAGGCTATTGGACATGCGTACTCCGGCAATGCCCAGGTCGGTTACGCGGCCATGCGCATGGTAAAGTCCATGGGTTACCAGACAATTTATAACGGCTCATATCTGTCTACCAATGTTGGCTTGGGCGTGTTCAGCGGTATCGGTGAGCAAGGCCGTCCGGCCTATGTTTGTACCCCGGACTACGGCCTGATGATCAGATATACTAATTATTTCCTTACCGACATGCCGCTTGCTCCGACTCCCCCAATCGACGCAGGTATTCTAAATTTCTGTAAAACCTGCATCAGGTGCGGTGATGGCTGCCCGTCTCAATCGATATCTAAAGAGGCGGATACAACCTGGGACGCTGCCGGCACCTGGAACCGTCCTGGCTTCAAGGGCTGGTACATCAACTGGCAGACCTGTATTGACTTTGGCTCCCCCGGCGCATGCATGAATTGCCTCGTAATGTGCCCATTCAACCATCCGGCAGAAGGAGTGATCCACCCTATCGTCAGAGCGGTTGCCGCGACTACGCCCATGTTCGACAGGTTCTTCGGCCAGGCTGACCGCGCCTTTGGCTATTCCAGGCCCAGGAGTGAGTCGGAAATGCAGGACTGGTGGGATCGAGACTTAAAGAATTGCGAGTTCGACACTACTCTGGGGGCCGGAAAATCTGCCTGGTAA
- a CDS encoding MarR family winged helix-turn-helix transcriptional regulator → MIEDNQFPRVAETDLIFLLFRARQSIYRVSEHEASRCGVTLEQATVMRLIEANAEISIENICRIMIREHHTITSLIARMVKNGLVTVTKGARGKISLALTPKGDEILGKMNSTKNRGGGVSILSDLERRRLAHYLQKITKHALQEAGRLEDYDIPGGPGDKIPED, encoded by the coding sequence ATGATTGAAGATAATCAGTTCCCAAGGGTAGCAGAAACAGATCTCATATTCTTGCTGTTCCGCGCACGCCAGAGCATATACAGAGTCAGTGAACATGAGGCTAGCCGCTGCGGCGTCACCCTGGAGCAGGCAACGGTGATGAGGCTTATCGAGGCGAATGCCGAAATTTCGATTGAGAATATTTGCCGGATAATGATCCGGGAACATCATACAATCACCAGCCTGATAGCACGTATGGTGAAAAATGGTCTGGTGACGGTGACCAAAGGGGCCAGGGGCAAGATCAGCCTGGCTTTAACTCCTAAAGGCGACGAGATTCTCGGGAAGATGAATTCAACCAAAAACAGGGGCGGGGGGGTTTCTATTCTCAGCGATCTGGAGAGGCGCCGTTTGGCTCATTATCTTCAGAAAATCACCAAACACGCTTTGCAGGAAGCCGGGAGACTTGAAGATTACGATATCCCGGGCGGGCCCGGCGACAAGATTCCGGAAGATTAA
- a CDS encoding reductive dehalogenase: MSKFHSSVSRRDFMKGLGLAGIGVGAAAAASPVFRDLDELASAGKQSKPWWIKERDYEDITTEVDWQTYKNYDAAAHPSVPVSDEVKAATTARLAKDKADGLAGLVPGADRRAFALQSAYGRGGTGPLWDGADNWWKPASTDVVSPYNESPEYNLQVVRAALHTYGTPAVGVVELTPNMKKLFNKDLISWEDRSDPVLDGKVYRFPNKYKYMLVWETQMPQTQATLNYKPDPNNPSGYGSSVPIGRMDAQGYNYGRLVASQATSFLKGLGYVAVKPGTGFFLQNSAYGIFAGLSEQARPNYRMSPGYGLCSRQAEIAITDMPLAPTKPIDFGGHRFCQKCKRCGEVCPSQSIDMRDEPSWDTVVPKNNPGIKAFWMNWDTCSGFGAPGNCGICQPTCPFNHPTEAVIHPIVRATAANTGIFNGFFASMDRKFGYGKPRTMDEIEAWWTRDLATYKGDTILGAGKYIW; encoded by the coding sequence ATGTCCAAGTTCCATTCCAGTGTTTCCCGGCGTGATTTCATGAAAGGCCTCGGTCTGGCCGGTATTGGGGTTGGCGCCGCTGCCGCCGCAAGCCCCGTTTTCAGGGACCTTGACGAGCTTGCGTCAGCCGGCAAACAGTCTAAACCCTGGTGGATAAAAGAGCGCGATTATGAAGATATTACCACTGAAGTTGACTGGCAGACCTACAAAAACTACGATGCCGCCGCTCACCCTTCGGTGCCCGTTTCCGATGAAGTTAAAGCTGCCACCACGGCAAGATTGGCTAAAGACAAAGCTGACGGGCTGGCCGGTCTGGTTCCCGGAGCTGACCGCAGAGCATTCGCATTGCAATCTGCTTACGGCCGAGGGGGCACAGGCCCACTCTGGGATGGAGCTGATAACTGGTGGAAACCCGCGTCCACTGATGTCGTTTCGCCTTATAATGAATCACCGGAATATAACCTCCAGGTTGTTCGAGCCGCCCTGCACACCTATGGGACCCCAGCCGTGGGCGTCGTTGAACTGACCCCGAACATGAAGAAATTATTCAACAAAGACCTTATCTCCTGGGAAGACCGGAGCGATCCGGTCCTCGACGGAAAAGTCTACCGCTTCCCCAACAAATATAAATACATGTTAGTCTGGGAAACCCAGATGCCGCAGACCCAGGCGACGCTCAACTACAAACCTGACCCGAACAATCCGAGCGGCTACGGGTCATCGGTTCCGATCGGCCGTATGGACGCCCAGGGCTATAACTACGGACGCCTGGTTGCTTCTCAGGCGACGTCTTTCCTCAAGGGCCTGGGTTATGTCGCGGTCAAACCCGGCACCGGCTTCTTCCTCCAAAATTCAGCCTACGGAATTTTCGCCGGGCTGTCGGAACAGGCTCGCCCCAACTACCGCATGAGCCCCGGATACGGCCTGTGCAGCCGGCAAGCGGAAATAGCCATCACCGACATGCCCTTGGCGCCGACCAAGCCGATCGACTTCGGCGGCCACCGATTCTGTCAAAAATGCAAGCGGTGCGGCGAAGTCTGCCCCAGCCAATCGATCGACATGCGGGACGAACCATCGTGGGACACGGTCGTCCCCAAAAACAATCCAGGCATCAAAGCCTTTTGGATGAACTGGGATACCTGTTCCGGATTCGGTGCCCCGGGTAACTGCGGCATCTGCCAGCCGACCTGCCCCTTTAATCATCCGACAGAGGCGGTTATCCACCCGATCGTCCGGGCAACCGCGGCAAACACTGGTATTTTTAACGGCTTCTTTGCCAGCATGGACCGGAAATTCGGCTACGGCAAACCACGGACCATGGATGAGATCGAAGCTTGGTGGACCCGCGACCTGGCGACTTACAAGGGTGACACGATTCTTGGCGCCGGCAAGTATATCTGGTAG
- a CDS encoding methyltransferase, producing the protein MKPSNSIETMNLSTTDGIDTAKLIAELGWQFRVSRSLLAAHQAGFFEALRSPKTAVQLSLAQSTDAEVTEKVLIAMCALGLLDRRDDTYSLTDLARDIMLPESVRYIGGALDFSEYMWWEWSVLPDMLRGGKKYTERHRLMKQLQSGASYVSGPEYFTLAMHGKAVNGGAQFMVEHVDLCGRHLLVDIGGGPGTYSVAFCQRFPQLKAVVWDQPQPLEVARQVVKHYELNDRIRLQPGDWENDEFTHGGDVILLSNVIHGPRSNAPTILAKAFRALRPGGLLIVQEFLLNSQKTGPIPAAVFNIMVGAFSESELIDLISSAGFTGARLLATDPIVGSGIVTASKPL; encoded by the coding sequence ATGAAGCCTTCGAACAGCATTGAAACGATGAACCTCTCGACAACCGACGGAATCGATACAGCCAAGCTGATCGCTGAATTGGGTTGGCAATTCCGAGTTTCCCGCTCCCTTTTGGCTGCGCATCAGGCGGGCTTCTTCGAGGCGCTCAGGTCACCGAAGACTGCCGTTCAACTTTCCTTAGCCCAGTCCACGGATGCGGAAGTGACGGAAAAAGTCCTGATCGCAATGTGCGCGCTAGGATTATTGGATCGCCGTGACGATACCTACTCTCTGACCGACCTGGCCCGCGATATCATGTTGCCCGAAAGTGTGCGTTATATCGGTGGCGCGCTGGATTTTAGCGAGTACATGTGGTGGGAATGGTCGGTGCTTCCTGACATGCTTAGAGGCGGCAAAAAGTACACGGAGCGTCACCGGCTGATGAAACAGCTTCAAAGCGGAGCCTCTTATGTCAGCGGGCCCGAGTATTTCACCCTGGCAATGCACGGCAAGGCCGTCAATGGCGGCGCCCAATTCATGGTTGAACACGTAGATTTGTGTGGCCGGCATCTTCTCGTAGACATCGGCGGCGGACCTGGCACCTATTCAGTTGCCTTTTGCCAGCGTTTCCCGCAGCTCAAGGCGGTCGTCTGGGATCAGCCTCAACCGCTGGAAGTAGCGCGACAGGTGGTCAAACATTACGAGCTGAATGACAGGATCAGGCTCCAGCCGGGTGATTGGGAAAACGATGAATTCACACACGGCGGCGACGTCATCCTGTTATCAAACGTGATCCACGGACCTCGAAGCAACGCTCCCACTATATTAGCCAAGGCTTTCCGCGCTCTACGGCCGGGTGGGTTGTTGATCGTTCAGGAGTTTTTATTGAACAGCCAAAAAACCGGTCCGATCCCGGCCGCGGTATTCAATATCATGGTCGGAGCCTTTTCCGAATCGGAGCTTATCGATTTGATCAGTTCCGCGGGTTTCACAGGTGCCCGTCTATTGGCAACCGATCCGATTGTCGGCAGCGGTATCGTTACCGCGTCCAAACCGCTTTGA
- a CDS encoding reductive dehalogenase, producing the protein MSRFHSSVSRRDFMKGLGLAGVGVGAAAAAAPVFHDLDELSSSVNQSHPWWVKDLEHENPAVEIDWDTFKPFDNKKNPMPSITPSAQAANKVRDDDLQIPAFANKTPGDSLRDYAFGTGSSFIGPDAPWDGPAGAALPANAKGVAWSDTPENNLQMMRAALHTYGAVLTGALEVSDKTSRIFDASGFVFDDSAIGTQDSSKVYHIPKKAKYMLTFAVKQNYIQSLHLLREDSSYRGGYGTKLQLGNQAIGHAYSNSSQVGYMAMRMVKTLGYGAYKAGVRANVPLGVFSGFGEQARSTHLMTPRYGLMVRYTNYFFTDLPLAATPPIDFGAHAFCNTCKRCAERCPSESISLEGDRSWDTISPGNRGGFKGWFMNWQTCIDFGSPGACGNCQATCPFNHPSDGVIHPIVRSTAATTALFDPFFASMDRVFDYAKAKTPDELEAWWSRDLDNWKADTTLGAGKSMW; encoded by the coding sequence ATGTCAAGGTTCCATTCCAGCGTTTCCCGGCGTGATTTCATGAAAGGCCTCGGGCTGGCGGGTGTCGGCGTAGGCGCCGCTGCCGCCGCGGCCCCGGTATTTCATGATCTCGACGAACTCAGTTCCTCGGTCAATCAATCGCATCCGTGGTGGGTAAAAGACCTGGAACACGAAAATCCGGCTGTCGAAATTGATTGGGACACTTTCAAGCCTTTCGACAACAAGAAAAATCCAATGCCCTCGATCACCCCCTCGGCCCAGGCCGCCAACAAGGTGCGCGACGATGATCTCCAGATCCCAGCTTTCGCCAATAAAACCCCCGGCGATTCGCTCAGGGATTACGCCTTCGGTACCGGTTCAAGCTTCATCGGTCCCGATGCCCCCTGGGACGGTCCTGCCGGAGCTGCCTTGCCGGCCAACGCCAAAGGGGTAGCCTGGAGCGATACCCCTGAGAACAATCTGCAGATGATGAGAGCCGCGCTGCACACCTACGGCGCCGTGCTCACCGGAGCCCTGGAAGTATCCGACAAAACCAGCCGGATCTTCGACGCCAGCGGTTTCGTATTCGACGATAGCGCGATCGGAACTCAGGACTCGAGCAAGGTTTACCACATACCCAAAAAAGCGAAATACATGCTCACCTTCGCGGTCAAGCAGAACTACATTCAGTCTCTTCATCTGCTGCGTGAAGATTCGTCCTACCGCGGTGGCTACGGCACCAAGCTCCAACTCGGCAACCAGGCCATCGGCCATGCCTATTCCAACTCATCCCAGGTCGGCTACATGGCCATGCGCATGGTCAAGACGCTGGGCTACGGTGCCTATAAAGCGGGCGTTCGGGCCAACGTACCTTTAGGCGTATTCTCGGGATTCGGCGAACAGGCTCGTTCGACCCATCTTATGACCCCGCGTTACGGGCTCATGGTACGCTATACCAACTATTTCTTCACCGACCTGCCGCTGGCAGCGACCCCGCCGATCGATTTCGGCGCTCATGCCTTCTGCAACACCTGCAAGCGCTGCGCCGAGCGCTGCCCGTCAGAATCCATTTCCCTCGAGGGTGATCGCTCATGGGATACCATCTCACCCGGCAACCGCGGTGGCTTCAAAGGCTGGTTCATGAACTGGCAGACCTGTATTGACTTCGGCTCGCCCGGCGCCTGCGGCAACTGCCAGGCCACCTGCCCGTTCAACCACCCGTCTGACGGCGTTATCCATCCCATTGTCCGGTCTACCGCGGCAACGACGGCATTGTTCGATCCCTTCTTCGCCAGTATGGACCGCGTTTTCGACTATGCCAAAGCCAAGACTCCGGATGAGCTTGAAGCGTGGTGGAGTCGCGATCTCGATAACTGGAAAGCCGACACCACGCTGGGCGCCGGCAAGTCCATGTGGTAA